The Brachypodium distachyon strain Bd21 chromosome 4, Brachypodium_distachyon_v3.0, whole genome shotgun sequence nucleotide sequence GGTGCAGCAGCGGTCATCCCAACGCCATCAGCATCATCCATGTCGCCCTCAGTCGACGAACAGAGCTAGGCAGACACTGGAGATTTGCAAATTTGCCCATGcttgaagcagcagcagcagcagcagcgaggaGGGGAGCGACCACAAGATGATGGTGCCATCGTCGGAGGCTGAGCTGCCGACATcgacgcagcagcagcccaagCGGCTCTACCAGGCGTGGAAGGGGAACAACGTACGTAACACCGCTTGCTCCCGCCTTCCCCATGTCGTAGGCTAGAAAAGGCTTGGTGCCATGGCAGCTGCACCAACTGTGTATAGATAGACTTTGGATGACATGAGGGGTTCTTGAGAGCTCCAGGTAGCTGGTtatatgtatgtgtgtgtgggagagagaggagagtgTACTCACCGTGAACAACCCTTGGTGTCTGCAGATATTCCTGTGCGGTGGACGGCTCATACTCGGGCGGGACGCGCCCTCCCTGCTGCTCACGACGTTCCTCATCGTCGGCCCCGCCATCGTCTTCTGCTATCATATGCAATCCAAGTACCTCCGCTCCAGCGTGCAACAGGAGATGCACCGGGCTGCGCTGCTGATTGCCATCATCGTGACACTCGTGGTTAGTATCTCTTGCTGTAAGTTTGGGTTCTGCATACCTTCAGTGGCACCTTCCTCCACAGTTCTACTGTCAATACCAAACAAACATAATGGGTGAACTCGGCAACGGTTCCAGCCTCCATACCTGAAACTGAAATCAACATAGATTCAGGATTTAAGGATCCAATTTGCCAATATATATACCAGGTGCAATGCCGAACAACCCTCGTGACTCGAATAAAAACTGCAGGACATGTTCTTCCTGTTCATGACATCAGCCAGAGACCCGGGGATAGTGCCAAGGAACAcgagagcgccgccgcctgaggCTGACGAACGGCACCTCCCCACCACACCGTCAATGGAATGGAGCGTCGGGGGCACCCCGCGGATGAGATTCCGTAGGACAAAGGACGTCAATGTCAATGGCTTCACGGTGAAGCTCAAGTTCTGCGAGACCTGCCTAAGGTACCGCCCACCACGATCCTCGCACTGCTCCATCTGCAACAACTGCGTCCAGAAGTTTGACCACCACTGCCCATGGGTTGGCCAGTGCATTGGACTCGTAAGTAAACAAGTGATCCTGACATTCTATTCCAGTGACGAATCATGTGCCAGTTATTGCTTATTCCCTACAATAACTCAATAAGGCATATTATCATGGGCATCTAGCAAAGCAAAAGAACCGTGCACTGAACTTTGCTTTCAATAAGAGACAGCAATGTAAAAAGTCATGTTCTTTCGTCACAAAGGTTCAGACCTGGTCTAACTACATTCAATCAAGATAGTCCACTTACCAAGAAATATAGAATTCTGCTTACGAGTTACTGTACTTTAAGCTTAAAACTGTTTACAAACCAATTAAGTACAAGGCCATATAGCGAGTGGGCGCAGTTCTAAAAGTTTTCCTCACAATGAAGAGAACTCAAGATCAATGAAAAAGGCATGCATTTGAAAGAACTAATTAACCCAGCATTAACCATCATCTAGATCCTATATTTCAACAAACCAACAGTAGAATAGTTGCAGTCATGATGTTTTATTCTTGCCTTGCAGAGAAACTACCGCTACTTCTTTCTGTTTATAGCCACATCAACATTCCTGTGCATATTCATCTTAATCTTTTCATGGCTGGATGTCTATGGCGAAATGGAAGATAAAGGTAGCTCTTTCTGGAAGGCCTTGCGCAAGGAAGTGTACTCTTTTGTGCTAATCATCTATACTTCCATTGTCGTATGGTTCGTTGGTGGCCTCACAGTATTGCATCTGTATCTTATCAGTACTAATCAGGTAAAATTTACTTccttttgagttttttttcacaattttAGGATCTTATTGCAGTATCTAGTTCTTTAACTGGATCTCAAGTAATGCATTTGATTACACTAGGCAATGCTCATAGGTCTGGTCTCTTGAACTAGCAGTTCCATATACCATGAtggcaggaaaagaaaatgagtGAGATTCCTGCTCTGGTCAACCAAGTAGGAATTAGAAACAACAGGAATTTGCAGTAACTTGGATTTGTTGCTGTAAATTAAGACATTTGCATAGCCTATTGTTGCTGTAATTTACATTTATACCGTTCCATAGCCTTACTGATATCAAATAAAATTCTGCAGACAACATATGAAAACTTCAGATACCATTATGACAAGAAGGATAACCCTTACCGAAAGAGCATTATAAAAAACTTTGTTGAAGTGTTCTTTACCAAGATCCCTCCTCCGCTGAATGATTTCCGTTCACGGGTAGGTGATGGTGCATTGGAAGATGGGTTCTACACTCCGTACATTGGGTTGGATGTGACTGGTGGTACAAGGGAAAAGATTGACATAGAGATGAGAGAGAAGGATGTAAACGTCGGGGGTATGCAGATTCCAGCAGTACTTCAGAACATAGACTATGGTTCCTTTGAAGAGGGTTCGTATGACAAGCACAGGAATGAAGACAAAAATTCAGTGCCTTTTGCTTCAGATTGGGCGCAACAAGGAACTGAAGGTGCTGGGACATCTGTAGCAGCTACTGCAGCATGTAAGGAAGAAACTAGCGAGGACGAAGCTAAGGAAATTAGTAGTTTAAGTACAAATTCCGCACGAACATCTACAGAAGGTAACACAACTGACGACGAAATAGGTCACGCTaaagaaaataatactccAGATACAAATTATGTCAAGTCCTTGAAGGACATGAGCTGATATGTATTACTATTACTCATATATTTTGGGGAATTTGTCCATAGATATGGCCCTGTGAGTTGGTACCATTCTTTACAATTTATATTAACATGtagaaaaagaaagtaaaGGACTATTTAATTACCTCAGTAAATGCTTTAAAAGAGAGAGTTGGACTGAAGTATTGTCTACATATCCCATTATATTGTTTCTACATTACTTTATCAGATATTCAGATGTTGCTACTTTCTGGGGCATGTTGACCTTCCATGAGAGAAGTGGACATCGCCAGAGAAGTGTTTTGGACATTTCCATTGATTTATTGCATGACTGACTTCGTAATGCAGCAAGTCAGATAATATAGCTAAAGGTCATCGCAACAATAAAAAATGGTATAATTGAAGGGTTAGCAGCAAAGCACAGCCTATGATACAACAATCGAGACACTCTGCTAATTGCAACAGGGAAATGACAGGTTCTCATAAATTAACTTCAAAGAAATACATACACCACATGGAACAAGATAGTGTAAAGCATCAACAAAACCAATGGCACAGCTCATTATTGGGAAGAGTACAGCTGCTTACAGCTAGCAGACTAAACTTTCCAGAACAACTGGAATTTTCTAAAGCAAGCAAAGTTACTCCAAGTTTTCATGGCTAAAATACAGTACCATGGGTCACACAGACATGTGGAAAAGTGGCTCTCACGGCTGGTAGACATCTGGAAGCTGAAGGCCTACACTGGCAGCAGATTTGTTCAATGTCTTCCTCATTTCTTCAGATCTGTCCACAGCTATGTTGTACGAGAATAGCAGCTCCTGGACAATCAAGCATAATTTGCATAGTTAGTGGAGTGCGCCAGCAAAAGACAATGGTGATGATATGCAACCATCACAAGTGTAAGAAAGATTTGTTTGATCTAAAATAGGTTATCCAACGAGGTTCATGGAAATCAGCAATTTTCAACCAGCATACCCTCGTATAGTATTATCACTTAGGACACAATTCGTATATGTTGCATATCATCATTCAAACTAAACTCACAACACAGTGATTGAAAAAACCAATCAGCGCATCCAAACTTACGGAAACACAGGGAAATCAGTGCTTCCACAGTGCACATACATGTATACTCCAGGCCCAAATTGATCACAATAAGACGCTCTCGCGAACTAGTCTATCCTCGGGCATTTCATCGAACACAAGTAATGCACAACAAAACATTCCGGATCGTAAGCATGTAAAGAAAGGTCCGACCTTCTGGTGTTGGACGCTCGTGAGGAGGTAGGCGTAGTCCCCGGCGAGCCGCAGCCTGGCTCTGGCGTCGGCCTCCGTGCCGGTGGGGCAGCGGAACTCGGCGGCCACGAACTCGCGGAAGTGCTTCTTGTCGGCGCCCACGCCGACGTGCTTCTGCACCGCCTTCATCACCCGCCGGTACACGggtgcggcggccgccatggatTTTTTTCTCGCTGAAGCGGGCCGGATGCGAAGGCGGCGGGCGATGAACGAgagagctgcggcggcggcggcctgcttcctcttctcttccggATCGGTTGTTCGGTGAAGCAGCCGTCTGATCAAGCTTGTGCGGCTCAGATCGAGTGAGGAAATGGCATGTGGCGTTTCACTGAAGTAACCCTTGTGTTTACTCTGTATTGTAAGTTGGACCAAGGTTATCTTTGCTATACATTGAAGTATCCCGCAATTTAAgagcccaattttttttatgacatTCTCTTTAGTCAATGTTTATACTCATTTTGTCCGAAAGTCTACATTGCAGTTCCGAAACCAGTTTTCCTCCATTTTATGCAGAGAATTGAACTGTTTTCTGTGAAATCAGTGTGTTCCAAATAAGCTCTTAATTCGACAGGATAATATCATTGAGAGTTATTCAACCAGATAATATCATCAGAATTTTTTAACAAAAGCCCATCAGATATGGATAAATGTCATCAATTGCCATGTACATTGGACAGGAACTGGGTTCTGTTAGATCCTCAACCAGGCAAACGTTTAAGAGATCATTTTTCTGATGATGAtaataacaaaacaaaacgagGGAAAAGCTTATTCTCATCAGCATTTAAAGCACTACAACATTCATTTCTGCATAACTATTTGCAGCACCTCAGAGTGAAATAAGTTGCGACAAATTCACTAAACAATCTGGATATATAAGCTGCACTTCAGTCTCAGCATGTGCTGGAATGCAAGCAACAAGAACAGTAGCACTGTCATGGTGCAAAGAAATGATTCATACCACTATCACAAGAATATTTCTCCATGCATGGGATGGGCCAAGTGAGGATTATCACACAAATCA carries:
- the LOC100841588 gene encoding probable protein S-acyltransferase 1 yields the protein MMVPSSEAELPTSTQQQPKRLYQAWKGNNIFLCGGRLILGRDAPSLLLTTFLIVGPAIVFCYHMQSKYLRSSVQQEMHRAALLIAIIVTLVDMFFLFMTSARDPGIVPRNTRAPPPEADERHLPTTPSMEWSVGGTPRMRFRRTKDVNVNGFTVKLKFCETCLRYRPPRSSHCSICNNCVQKFDHHCPWVGQCIGLRNYRYFFLFIATSTFLCIFILIFSWLDVYGEMEDKGSSFWKALRKEVYSFVLIIYTSIVVWFVGGLTVLHLYLISTNQTTYENFRYHYDKKDNPYRKSIIKNFVEVFFTKIPPPLNDFRSRVGDGALEDGFYTPYIGLDVTGGTREKIDIEMREKDVNVGGMQIPAVLQNIDYGSFEEGSYDKHRNEDKNSVPFASDWAQQGTEGAGTSVAATAACKEETSEDEAKEISSLSTNSARTSTEGNTTDDEIGHAKENNTPDTNYVKSLKDMS
- the LOC100824328 gene encoding uncharacterized protein LOC100824328, whose translation is MAAAAPVYRRVMKAVQKHVGVGADKKHFREFVAAEFRCPTGTEADARARLRLAGDYAYLLTSVQHQKELLFSYNIAVDRSEEMRKTLNKSAASVGLQLPDVYQP